TGGTTACAGTATTGTTGATCTAAGCCGGCCTTGTTTCCATCAGCGTGACCGTTGAGTTTAGCATTGATGTCAATGTCACATACAAAGTCCGTCCTTATAGAAAGTGGGCGCCTTAATGTGTCGTAGACAACAGGTTCTCTCTCATAATCATCATAGGAATGAACACTGTCCTGGGAAATAGTATCGCAGTCATTGCGTGAGGTGGTACAGTTCTCACCAACgtcatatacaaaaaatattttagacaTGTAGTCGAGTATGATGACCCTGGCCCAATGAGGGATGGGCTTTGCTTCTGCTCCACAAAGATGTATATTCATGATGATGATGGTTAGAGCTGTGGACGCTGTGATCATGGTCATGGTAGCGATATAGTATTTACCTAAAATATGGATGAAGACATTATGTCAAAATTCCTTATTTACACCACATGCATACTAAAAGAGAGAAACATCCGATCAGAGCTGCCTTTTACGTGTGGTGTGACTTACTCATGGATGATATTTAGGACTTACCTATTAATGGCACACTTTCAGAGGGGGGCATGCTTTCGGCTACCATTAGCTGAAAGACAGTAAGAGCCAACAACACGGTAACTCCCAAGGAAACTTTTTCCCCTGAATCTGCAGGAAGATAGAAACCAAGCGGAGCCAGGAAAGAGATCATAACACAGGGGATTAACAAGTTAAAAATATAGAAGGAAGATCTCCTCTTTAGGATCAAAGTAAAGGTGACGTCAGGGTAAGGCTCTGAGCAGCAGCCATAGGTGATGACGTTCTTCACTGCTGGCATACCCTGCATTTCCCATTCCACATTTTCCACAAAGTCGGAGAGGTCCCCAGTGTCCATAGCATTAATGATGTCCACCTGATTACCATTGTAGGTCCATGAGCCAAAGGTCAGGTTACATTGTTGGTTGTCAAATGGGAAGTAGGAGACATCCACTACACAAGAGCTTTTGGTTATAGCTGGAGAATCCCAAGTAATTTTTCCATCGTAACGGAGGACAACATTCGTGTTCACCGGCTCAGAAAATTCATCATCTGCCCTGTCaaataaaaaagagaaataaattcATGTGCCTATATTTTTCAATTTTACTTGAATAATCATGGAAGTTGGATTCTCCTGCTTTTTTATTAGGTTCCTGATAATATCCCAGAAAATAAATCCATAATATTGTCCACTTACTTGTTATACAGGACTATATCTGGTCTCCATACCATGTTGCTTGGAATACGGATTGAATCTAGACCATCATACTCATCCTTGTCCCACGTCAGGTAAGCATCATACCAGCTCTGCCTGATCCATATGTAAGCTGTTAATATCTGGTTTCTTTCATCCTGGAAATAAATCAGTAAGAAGGGACCATAAGAAATTATTCGGGAATATATTGGTGCTATGTAATCAAGAGCGATAATTAATGgaaccaaaaaaaaaccaaaatagtAGAACATACTTCTTACTGGAGTGGACTCAGTAGGACTGATCACCCTAGTGTTCTCCATACTCCATAATCCATGACCTACAGGGTATTACTGATATACACATATAATCAATGGACCAATGCAAAATCGCACAATGATCCAGCAGACATACCATACCAGAGGATATCAACAATAATTGGCAAAATTCTCACCACATCTTTGATCTGAGACAATGTTATCTGTAGAGTAACATTTAGTGCTCTGTCTGTGTCCTCCACCGGTCTCAGGGCGTTAGAATATTCTTCAAATAAGTCTCGAAATAACATCTGGGCATATTTTCCTTTTGCTGATTCTACACCTTCAAATACAtggaaagaaaataataaatataaaatttaatatAATAGTGTTATGTGCATTATTTAGATAACCAAGTTACCTGTGCCAAGGCATAAGCATGAAATAATATAACCATAAATTATAGTAATTGATTAACCATGGCAAAATCATTTGAAGAACTGCATTCAAATAGCCCATACACCAGTCCAAAAACAAAGAAATGAAATATAATTGCGTATATATCCATACAAATCACTGGGGGTCattactcttaaaggggtattcccatttctgcaaataattgatattgtttgtgtattgaaaagttatacaattttccaatacactttctgtaccaagtcctcacggttttctagatctctgcttgctgtctttctataaaaagcctctatgtttacttccagtgacagaaatctgaccatggttacacaggtgcacggctcgttagtgtcacagagagaaatcagagctgtgtgatataacgagccatgcacctgtgtgatcatggtcaaatatatggcatttttgcagctcattctttaaaatgagccactggctcattgcaaCAAATCTGCAaatcgtttgacccgaggctaccatgacaaccgatcgccgccccccgatgatgttcagGGGCGCGGCGATCCGAATAAAGATGGCAGAGCCCGCGcggcgccgtcttttaaatgcaacaagcggtgggggtttgctgcaatatgcaacaacccccacccttgtatgaagaggtctcagcccgtgagccctcttcatacattccgtGTACCTCTTcgccgtagagctacggggcagagcattaaggggttaagacaggACATTTGTATGTGTCTTTTGTTGATTATTGGacctgtttgatttatcttagaggttgagtCTGTGGGACTTTCTTATTATAAAGTCGCACAAAAGGTATATTAAATTATTCAACTCATCTGCAACTCCTTCTAAAGTTTTTCTTACACCTGATCGGGACCGGAGTTTATCTGCAACTTTTTAACcattatttgtgccaaaatttgctactttttcacATACTgatatctggattttaaagatatatcaggcacaacactgaaaaCTTCTTGCAAGGCTATGTTTGCTAGGCATGTGGAAAAATGTTGTTACAAATATACAAATGTGCCAAATAAAGtcacaaagaaaagttaaaaataaatgacccccaattactTGTTACACATGTATGTGCAAGCCATTTCCAGCTCTTAATTGTCAAAATTTATTTATGTAAGTTTATACCACATTTGTTacatttgttatttattttgctaTTTCTGCACAGTAAAAAATACTAGATTTTTCATCGGCTTTCTGTGTGGGTATTTTATTGGAACACTGGTACCAAAGAATTCCATTTACTGAGGGAACCCTTCCCTCTATAACCTCTTAAATGGTGTGGTCAAATAGATCTAAGAATACAAGAGGTTAACAGTCCAAGGTCAGAATTTCGCTGATCCTTGTTCCTCTCTAAGGGCATATAGTGTATAAACAAGTTTAGAACTTATAAACTGGGATGTTTTGCCTCCAGATGCTGCTCAGTGATTCCCATTGGACCTTCCAGCTCTGTGCATTACACTGCACAGAGCTAAACCTCCCTAACATTTCAGGACATAGAGGTCCATCCTTGCACAGATATGAATGGTATCAAATAGGGGTATTCTTTATTTTAAGTTATCCCCTAATGAATAACTATTTAATTAGTGGGAGTTCAACTAATTGAATCCCCACTAACGTATGCCCCTGGCTGTTCCAATATGTTACATTTGGAGATGGCAAATGCTATAGAACCAGCCACTCCACTCATATACAAAGGACCCCTATTCTGATAATGCGACAAATAGGTGTTACATAATTTACAAATATTGTAataacaatttaaaggggtattccgggaatatgaatgtctgacacaaaaacccatgatgatataaataaatgaatacaacaatactcaatgtcattagtcacaaaacggagcttaaatagtttgattttatgatttgcaaaatgtatggcctctctaaagtaggtggagttatcactaagatggccgccactggaaactacaagttccatgatcctttagttctcagtaactcctcctccctcttatgctcttctcacagagatgatctaacaggttttcttgctctgttaccatagtaataatgtgtaactgcaATCACCAAAAcaatggccatactggatgcatcgcaaccaactgactacagccaaacttggtggtgatcacatgacctgcccaggcaggtgcaggacatgtgatgtggacatgtgaccggcggccatcttctgtcctgcaacggaccacgcggaggaaattaacggactgattaaagggccagtagcattttaattcttcattgcagtctatgtcatcagcatttttctgctaaggggagcaaaattttaaataacaactaattacacattagcttatattttgagtgcccacttgtatatgaattatgctgattcctggaatacccctttaaccggttaaggaccaggcccttttctgttttttcatgtccatttttcactccccaccttcaaaaatctataacttttttatttttacatgtaaagagctgtgtgacggcttgttttctgcgtaacaaattgcacttcataatgatggtattaaatattccatgccatgtactcggaagcgggaaaaaaattccaaatgcagtgaaaatggtgaaaaaacgcatttgcgccattttcttgtgggcttggatagtacgtctttcactgagcgccccaaatgacatatctactttattctttgggttggtacaattaaggggataccaaatttgtataggttttataatgttttcatacatttacaaaaattaaaacctcctgtacaaaaataatttttttgattttgccaacttctggcgctaataacttttttatactttggtgtacggagctgtgggtggtgtcattttttgctaaatttgataatattttcaatgatatcatttttaggactgtacgaccttttgatcactttttatagatttttttatatttttcaaaatggcaaaaaagtgccattttcgactttgggcgctattttccgttacagggttaaacacattgaaaaaccgttatgatattttgatagatcgggcattttcggacgcgtcgaaacctaatgtgtttatgatttttactgtttatttatatttatgtcatacTCTAGTCTATAACAAAGTGTAACAAGTGATGATCTGTCTATAACAAAGTGTAACAAGTGATGATCGGTCTATAACAAAGTTCAGCAAGTGATGATCTGTCTATAACAAAGTGTAACAAGTGATGATCTGTCTACAACAAAGTGTAACAAGTGATGATCGGTCTATAACAAAGTGTAACAAGTGATGATCTCTCTATAACAAACTGTAACAAGTGATGATCAGTCTATAACAAAGTTCAGCAAGTGATGATCTGTCTATAACAAAGGGTAACAAGTGATGATCTGTCTATAACAAAGTGTAACAAGTGATGATCAGTCTATAACAAAGTTCAGCAAGTGATGATCTGTCTATAACAAAGTGTAACAAGTGATGATCTGTCACCTCTCTGGACATGTTTGTTGCAGTAAATAATTCTATTTTTCATGAAATAAAAATTATACAGTGCTCATAACTGTATTGTGCCTTTCCTTCTATTATCCCTTCtacaaatgttttaaaaagaatTGAAAAAAGGGGTGTGTCCAATGAGATCAGACAACCTCCAATTTAAGATCGATCACATGATCAGATTAAAAAATATCTCTTTTTGGTAAGTATTCCACATACAATAATTCTGTGTGTCTCAGCTCACCTTTCATATCCAGGATCGGGGAGATAAGCCATAATAAGCAACAGAGAATAGCTGCACCAGTCTTCATTCTGAATATACAGGTCTCTGTAGTAGACTGTATCTATTGACTTCTCCACTTGACAATCATTCAAGGCTCGAGCATCTTCTCATAGCGATTCATTCTTCTTACCGTAGTAAGGACAGTCTATCTATAGTACTTCAAATGTACAAGCAATACATCCAGTGTACTGTGACCAGGAGTAACTGATACCGAAGGGATCAAGCAACTTACAAATGTGATCTAACAGTGTCACGGCTCAGTGACATCTAGTCCACCATCAGCCGGTGTGTTCTCATGTGTCAACCGGTTCAATGAGACGGTGTACCGCAGCTAAGACAACATGGATATTTTTTAATTGCTAATAAAGAATGTGTTACACCGAATGAAGGTTTTCATGCAATACTTAACTTATCCCACTGTTCCAACAACTGCTACTAATAATAGACATCACACAGGCCATCAGATAAGATCATGTTATTAGTCCTAAATGATAGGTACCCCTATCCTGTGATAGCTGCCCCTGATCTAATCACTGTACAATTTTCAAATCTTTCTACCTGTTCAAAAGATACAGTACTAATGAATTAACTCTTACTAGACTTGGGGGTGTTTCTGTATAATACAGGTTAGTATGAATTAGTTCACATATAAACTtccatatatttaaaggggttggacactttactttatgcttttttgtaatttttggggtCA
The DNA window shown above is from Engystomops pustulosus chromosome 1, aEngPut4.maternal, whole genome shotgun sequence and carries:
- the CHRNA9 gene encoding neuronal acetylcholine receptor subunit alpha-9, which produces MLFRDLFEEYSNALRPVEDTDRALNVTLQITLSQIKDVDERNQILTAYIWIRQSWYDAYLTWDKDEYDGLDSIRIPSNMVWRPDIVLYNKADDEFSEPVNTNVVLRYDGKITWDSPAITKSSCVVDVSYFPFDNQQCNLTFGSWTYNGNQVDIINAMDTGDLSDFVENVEWEMQGMPAVKNVITYGCCSEPYPDVTFTLILKRRSSFYIFNLLIPCVMISFLAPLGFYLPADSGEKVSLGVTVLLALTVFQLMVAESMPPSESVPLIGKYYIATMTMITASTALTIIIMNIHLCGAEAKPIPHWARVIILDYMSKIFFVYDVGENCTTSRNDCDTISQDSVHSYDDYEREPVVYDTLRRPLSIRTDFVCDIDINAKLNGHADGNKAGLDQQYCNHCIHYKTLSSNIEYITNWYREQKSISAMGIEWKKVAKVMDRFFMWVFFSMVFFMSILIIAKAV